In Dysidea avara chromosome 3, odDysAvar1.4, whole genome shotgun sequence, a single window of DNA contains:
- the LOC136250007 gene encoding uncharacterized protein gives MPVLDWTLSRRRKGAGGSTKFYKVDVINMTEDDSFAEMPTTRSGYGTLRKIKSLNDLLEEEANSDNESAKSDSEPSKQQQEPDSLGGVKQEQETSSKNWTNYLTQRSKKPVERMIVSGFSTLSRRAGGGMEVPDINMQAIRVFLRNGTHKTIRTNPDTTCKEILQHVLKKISLDMRIFQYGLYIQYAISDGRIAGEDERIGEINPNTWDTVTRIYLCRKEEFSYSRSRCASFARDFLEMERQQQRDDSDFAHDVTDFRKIQKHIKVATCRGKLSTVAVHNGKTINEVTNKYIAECFAEAWAKANAQLDEGKKRVVDPYIESGIHFKVVKPQSRPRKSSYSVTTLNRSYTIDRGKQQRPALAKMLSTGNIDTPSSHHPLMRTVSVAPSPLLQGVNVNSNNSNNNNNNMPLQLQVESMADLSSSTHKSKVHPFARPLQHYTSLPIINVPSVIEEDTPSHTGSLSQSNKSGLLKQLSPYSSCSSLDIHSATREGVRSLSLDRVSSKNLKPMKSHSPLLSSISMPCLMEALANNDCASNSTSTQPISSTRKDLDNKVEKKKDVPNSKPAITSPPPPPLPPPRRMDTLGPTTYSSSTLPVKKKKAIQKSPTYLDLFPSNGQQPEATFGVLPKYNSPPKSIKRRRSISVSDFRSSLEKTSLKITSLCSPDSLKKAAIMKFATSKSPKKNSQPNLVREPSDYNVSVKEMMAIRAAMTTSSQPSIEPNVVVVKPSPPRVPQRSSSLASSDISDEDIILQYKRMSSDSLFSFKDIEAALDANSHHTAKPNSAPIYDVAVSNDDTLYAVADHKVEQEAGHLPPVSSVHVYNVAYPKSNHQHQDHFTYDHLDFSKPPVTSSGEHSNTTATFNNSQVPQEYEESYVVEQLTTPVTSPPTSGTKTLANNYYYNVATQDVMSESNSLWQCGKKPSHSGKQESQIKGFSQAARTGRRNYSSPHIYEDVDSDYDEIDESDEEDYVVMESKPPGAPAPPPPAPFAGMSITANNQMQTTSTSGHTAKSFSPVAPVPPPPPLPASFTEKAANKTGAHSLVGQNVGMSSSSVSLKKSSVTQSGKEINCKKTEGIDFQEELKNKLQTMKATGQTSMSNSHTLQTNQQCAQDTTTVKGSAAPHHVKAMDPKLSELEKKFQVLKSSHGTRAEMIEKTESKLVTTTSTTKRIKLHGYTNVSKKFMVIKEEKDTEI, from the exons ATGCCAGTGCTAGATTGGACGCTGTCAAGGCGAAGGAAGGGTGCTGGTGGCTCAACAAAGTTCTATAAGGTGGACGTAATCAACATGACGGAGGATGACAGCTTTGCTGAGATGCCAACCACACGATCAGGTTATGGTACTTTGAGGAAAATAAAATCACTGAACGACCTGTTAGAGGAAGAAGCGAATAGCGATAATGAATCAGCCAAGAGTGATTCAGAGCCGAGCAAACAGCAACAAGAACCAGACTCCCTCGGTGGGGTGAAGCAAGAGCAGGAAACCTCTTCAAAGAACTGGACAAACTATCTCACACAGAGGAGTAAAAAACCAGTCGAACGGATGATTGTTTCAGGATTCTCCACTTTATCTAGACGAGCTGGCGGAG GCATGGAGGTACCTGATATTAATATGCAAGCCATCAGAGTGTTTCTAAG AAATGGAACACACAAAACTATCAGGACAAACCCCGACACTACTTGTAAAGAGATACTACAACATGTACTAAAGAAAATCAGTTTAGATATGAGAATTTTTCAGTATGGCCTATACATCCAGTATGCTATTTCAG ATGGAAGAATTGCAGGGGAAGATGAAAGAATTGGAGAGATTAATCCAAACACATGGGACACTGTGACAAGGATTTACTTGTGCCGTAAAGAAGAATTTTCATATTCAAGATCACGAT GTGCATCGTTTGCAAGAGATTTCTTGGAGATGGAGCGGCAGCAACAAAGAGATGATTCTGATTTTGCTCACGATGTCACAGACTTCAGAA AAATACAAAAGCACATTAAAGTGGCAACATGTCGTGGCAAGCTATCCACTGTAGCCGTGCACAATGGCAAAACCATAAATGAGGTCACAAACAAATATATTGCTGAGTGTTTTGCAGAAGCCTGGGCCAAGGCAAATGCACAACTGGATGAG GGTAAAAAGCGTGTTGTTGACCCTTACATTGAGTCAGGAATACACTTCAAGGTGGTAAAACCACAATCACGCCCAAGGAAGTCATCATACTCAGTTACCACTTTGAACAGATCATACACGATTGACAGAGGCAAACAGCAAAGACCTGCTTTAGCAAAAATGTTGAGCACTGGCAACATAGATACACCATCAAGTCATCATCCATTGATGAGGACTGTTAGTGTCGCGCCTTCTCCATTGCTTCAAGGTGTTAATGTAAACTCAAACAAttctaacaacaacaacaacaacatgccCCTACAATTACAAGTTGAGTCAATGGCCGACTTATCCAGCTcaacacacaaaagcaaagttCATCCATTTGCTAGGCCACTCCAACACTACACTTCTCTCCCAATCATTAATGTACCAAGTGTCATTGAAGAAGATACTCCCTCCCATACTGGTTCATTGAGTCAGTCAAACAAGAGCGGATTGCTCAAACAACTATCACCATATAGTTCCTGTTCTAGTTTAGATATCCACAGTGCTACCAGGGAAGGCGTGCGGTCTTTAAGTCTTGATAGAGTATCATCCAAAAACCTCAAGCCAATGAAATCCCACAGTCCCTTATTATCAAGTATATCAATGCCTTGTCTTATGGAAGCCCTTGCAAACAATGACTGTGCTTCAAACAGTACCAGTACACAACCCATATCAAGTACCAGGAAAGATTTAGATAACAAAGTAGAGAAGAAAAAAGATGTGCCAAATTCCAAGCCAGCTATAACATCTCCCCCTCCACCACCTCTACCACCACCACGACGTATGGATACTCTTGGGCCTACCACTTACAGCTCTAGTACACTGCCAGTTAAGAAGAAGAAGGCAATACAAAAGTCACCAACTTATTTGGATCTATTTCCTTCAAATGGGCAACAACCAGAAGCAACTTTTGGAGTACTGCCAAAATATAATAGCCCTCCAAAATCCATAAAGAGAAGAAGGAGTATCAGCGTGTCTGACTTTCGAAGTTCTTTGGAAAAGACAAGCTTAAAGATAACATCACTTTGTAGTCCTGATTCACTCAAGAAAGCAGCTATCATGAAATTTGCAACCTCTAAATCTCCGAAAAAGAACTCACAACCAAATTTAGTCAGAGAACCTTCTGATTATAATGTGTCAGTAAAGGAAATGATGGCAATAAGAGCTGCGATGACTACTTCATCACAACCATCCATTGAACCAAATGTTGTTGTGGTAAAGCCAAGTCCACCAAGAGTACCCCAGAGGAGTTCATCCCTTGCATCATCCGACATTTCAGATGAAGATATTATACTGCAGTACAAAAGAATGAGTAGTGACTCTCTCTTTAGCTTTAAAGATATTGAGGCAGCACTAGATGCCAACTCCCACCACACTGCTAAACCAAACAGTGCTCCCATTTATGATGTAGCTGTTTCTAATGACGACACACTATATGCTGTTGCTGATCATAAGGTAGAACAAGAGGCTGGGCACCTGCCACCAGTGAGTTCAGTGCATGTTTATAATGTGGCATACCCTAAATCTAACCACCAACACCAAGATCACTTTACATATGACCATCTGGATTTTAGTAAGCCTCCAGTGACTTCTAGTGGtgaacactctaatacaacagccacatTTAACAATAGTCAGGTGCCTCAAGAATATGAGGAATCATATGTTGTAGAGCAGCTCACAACACCAGTGACATCACCTCCTACTTCTGGTACCAAGACATTAGCTAACAACTACTACTACAATGTAGCTACTCAAGATGTAATGTCTGAAAGCAACAGCTTGTGGCAATGTGGGAAGAAGCCATCACATTCTGGTAAACAAGAATCTCAAATTAAAGGATTCTCACAAGCTGCCAGAACAGGCCGACGTAACTACAGTTCCCCTCACATTTATGAAGATGTAGATTCTGATTATGATGAAATTGATGAAAGTGATGAGGAAGATTATGTTGTTATGGAAAGCAAGCCACCGGGTGCACCAGCACCTCCTCCACCAGCACCATTTGCTGGAATGTCTATTACAGCTAACAACCAAATGCAAACCACTAGTACTAGTGGTCATACAGCTAAGAGCTTCAGTCCTGTGGCACCTGTTCCACCACCTCCACCACTACCGGCATCCTTTACTGAGAAAGCTGCTAACAAGACAGGAGCTCATTCACTTGTTGGTCAAAATGTGGGTATGAGTTCCTCTAGTGTGTCTCTAAAGAAGTCATCAGTGACACAATCAGGCAAAGAGATAAATTGTAAGAAAACTGAAGGTATTGATTTTCAGGAAGAgcttaaaaataaattacaaacgATGAAGGCAACTGGCCAAACATCAATGTCAAATTCCCACACCCTACAAACCAACCAACAGTGTGCACAGGATACAACCACAGTTAAAGGGTCAGCTGCTCCTCACCATGTCAAAGCCATGGACCCAAAACTCTCTGAGCTTGAGAAAAAATTTCAGGTTTTGAAAAGTAGCCATGGCACCAGAGCAGAAATGATTGAGAAGACTGAGTCAAAATTGGTAACCACCACCTCAACAACAAAGAGAATAAAGCTTCATGGATACACAAATGTGTCAAAAAAGTTTATGGTTATTAAAGAAGAAAAGGACACAGAAATCTAA